GAGGTAGACGACGCCGTTGGAATATTCCCCCGCCTCGTCCTCGCTTTCCACCGCCGCCGTTCCGTCGCCGGCGGATACGATAATCGTCCATTCCGTCCCGTTGAGGTCCGTGAACGCCGTTCCCGGCTTTAATAATGTTTGGGGGATATTCGATTTGATTTGTTGCGCTTTCATCATTTTGTTTTCCGTATTGGTTGCTGCCATCGATTGGTTGATGATGCTTATGGAGCAGGCTGGCTCATCAGGAGATTCGCTCTGCCCCATTCACCTTCATACAAGAAGGGAGGGCGAGGCTCCCGCCGAGCCAAGACTCCTCAGTCCTTTTTCTTTCTGCCATCGCCGAATTCCTCGGTAAGGCGGTTCATTAATCAATAGTATATCATCATCGTTTTGCAAATGGATGGCTTTTTAGACGGTTTTTGCATAAAAGGCGGCCATTCGCGGTTTTTTGCCTTTCAAAATTCAATGCGATATCGATTTTTTATGGTTTCATCGTAGAGACTCTCTTTCATATTGACAAAATGAATCCAAACGAACATACTCCCCTGATTTTAATTCGCCCTTCCGCTTTTCCTTGCGCCCTTTGGCTTTGAAACGGCTTTCATTGCGGGTACATTATAGAGAACCAGATCGAAAAGTTATACGAATGCAATGACGCAATCCCTTATCGTTCCGAAGATACGAAAATCCGCCGTCCTAATTTTAGAAGATGGAACCATCTTTCAGGGCCGCGCTTTTGGCGCTCTCGGCGAAACCGGCGGCGAAGTAGTTTTCAATACCTCCATGACCGGTTATCAAGAAATACTGACCGATCCTTCCTATTATGGTCAAATCGTCGTTATGACTTATCCTTTAATCGGCAATTACGGCGTCAATGACGAAGATGTGGAATCGGGAAAAATTCAGGTTTCTGGCTTCATCGTCAAAGAACCGTCTTTGATCCCCAGCAACTGGCGCTGTCAACGTACTTTGGAAGAATGGATGCAAAGCCGGAATATTGTGGGATTATGCGGAATCGATACGCGGGCGCTTGTACGCAAGTTGAGGAATTATGGCGTCATGCGGGGCGTGGTTTGCTCTCCCGGCGATTCCAGCGTCGATTGGAAGGCGAAAGTGGACGCCGTTCCTTCGATGGCGGGCGCCGATTTGGTGAAATACGTTACGACGGAGAAGCCTTATCTGTGGACCGAATCGTTGCATCCTTATCTTAAAAGCAAAGATATTCTCCCGCCGCCGGAGAAGCCTTATAAGGTTGCGGCATTCGATTATGGAATGAAGCAAAACATTCTCCGGCATTTGACCGAACGCGGATGCGAGGTTCATGTCGTTCCTTCCTACGCCAAACCGGACGAGGTTATGGCGTTGGCGCCGGACGGCGTTTTCTTATCGAATGGTCCCGGCGATCCCGAACCGGTAACGTATGCTATCGATACGGTGCGCCAGCTTTTGGGGAAAGTTCCTATCTTTGGCATTTGCTTGGGACATCAGATTTTGGGATTGGCGCTGGGCGGCAAAACCTACAAACTCAAATTCGGGCATCGGGGGGCCAATCAGCCGGTCAAGCATCTTCCTACGGGCAAAATCGATATCACGTCCCAAAATCACGGCTTTTGCGTCGATTACGATTCGTTGGACAAAAAGAAAGTATCCGTTACCCATATCAATCTGAATGACGATACGGTGGAAGGTTTGGAATGTGCAGATTTACGGTGTTTTTCCGTACAATATCACCCGGAAGCTTCCCCCGGTCCTCACGATGCCGCTCATCACTTCGACCGCTTTGTGGAATGGATGAAAGAACAAGGATAATATCTTCGTATGCCTCGCCGAAACGACATCCACAAAATTCTGATTATCGGTTCCGGCCCCATCATCATCGGGCAGGCTTGCGAATTCGATTATTCGGGAACGCAGGGATGCAAAGCCTTGCGCGAAGAGGGCTATGAGGTGGTTTTGGTCAACAGCAATCCCGCCACGATCATGACCGATCCCGAAACCGGCGACCGCACCTACATCGAACCCATCATTCCCGAAGCGCTGGAAAAGATCATCGAGGCGGAAAAGCCGGATTGCCTCTTGCCTACATTGGGCGGCCAGACGGCGCTGAACGCAGCAGTCTTCTTGGCGGAATCGGGCGTATTGGAAAAGTATGGCGTGGAGTTGATCGGCGCCAAACTGCCAGCCATCAGGAAAGCGGAAGACCGCGAAGAATTCAAAGCCGCCATCAATAAAATCGGCCTGGAAATTCCCCGCAGCGGCTATGTTCGATCGATTGATGAAGCCATGCGCGTCATCGAGGATGTCGGGTTTCCCGCCATTATCCGCCCCTCGTTCACCTTGGGCGGCACAGGCGCCGGTACGGCTTACAACATGGAGGAATATAAGGAAACTGTCCGTTGGGGATTGGAATGCAGCCCCGTCCATACCATTCTCGTTGAAGAATCGGTGCTGGGATGGAAGGAATTCGAACTGGAAGTGATGCGCGACATGGCCGACAACGTCGTCATCATCTGCTCCATCGAAAACTTCGATCCGATGGGCGTGCATACCGGCGACAGCATTACCGTCGCTCCTGCGCAGACCCTGACCGATAAGGAATATCAGCGCATGAGGGACGCCTCCATCGCCATCATCCGTGAAATCGGCGTCGATACCGGCGGCTCCAATATTCAATTCGCCGTCGATCCCAACGATGGGCGCATGGTGGTCATTGAGATGAATCCCCGCGTTTCGCGCAGTTCCGCCCTCGCTTCCAAAGCGACGGGCTTTCCCATCGCCAAAATCGCAGCCAAGCTGGCGGTAGGCTATACGCTGGATGAGATTCCCAATGATATCACCCGCGAGACGCCAGCCTCTTTCGAACCGACCATCGATTATTGCGTAACCAAGATTCCCCGCTGGGCTTTCGAAAAATTTCTCGGCTCCGATCCCACTCTTGGAACGCAGATGAAATCCGTGGGCGAGGCCATGTCCATTGGCCGCACGTTCAAGGAATCCTTACAGAAGGGATTGCGTTCGCTGGAGATAGACCGTTACGGCTTGGGAGCGGACGGCAAGGATGCGATGGTTTTCCATGATCCCAACCATCCCCGTTATTGCGATCCCCAGGATCCGCGTACGCGGGAAGAGATCGTCAAAAAACTGGTTCGTCCCAATCCCGACCGCGTCTTCTATATCCGGCACGCATTTCAAATCGGGATGACCGTGGACGATGTATACAATTATACTAAGATCGATCCCTGGTTT
This genomic stretch from Candidatus Omnitrophota bacterium harbors:
- the carA gene encoding glutamine-hydrolyzing carbamoyl-phosphate synthase small subunit, which gives rise to MTQSLIVPKIRKSAVLILEDGTIFQGRAFGALGETGGEVVFNTSMTGYQEILTDPSYYGQIVVMTYPLIGNYGVNDEDVESGKIQVSGFIVKEPSLIPSNWRCQRTLEEWMQSRNIVGLCGIDTRALVRKLRNYGVMRGVVCSPGDSSVDWKAKVDAVPSMAGADLVKYVTTEKPYLWTESLHPYLKSKDILPPPEKPYKVAAFDYGMKQNILRHLTERGCEVHVVPSYAKPDEVMALAPDGVFLSNGPGDPEPVTYAIDTVRQLLGKVPIFGICLGHQILGLALGGKTYKLKFGHRGANQPVKHLPTGKIDITSQNHGFCVDYDSLDKKKVSVTHINLNDDTVEGLECADLRCFSVQYHPEASPGPHDAAHHFDRFVEWMKEQG